Proteins from a single region of Nocardioides anomalus:
- a CDS encoding DUF3039 domain-containing protein has translation MSTIGFGTGTAVEEDVRHEERTVPTDEGDHERFSHYVDKDKLTEAMVMGTPVVALCGKVWVPSRAPEKFPVCPECKEVWDSLHGDGDGDSGSTE, from the coding sequence GTGAGCACCATCGGCTTCGGGACGGGCACGGCGGTCGAGGAGGACGTCCGGCACGAGGAGCGGACGGTCCCGACCGACGAGGGTGACCACGAGCGGTTCAGCCACTACGTGGACAAGGACAAGCTCACCGAGGCGATGGTGATGGGCACGCCGGTCGTGGCCCTGTGCGGCAAGGTCTGGGTGCCGAGCCGGGCGCCCGAGAAGTTCCCGGTCTGCCCGGAGTGCAAGGAAGTCTGGGACTCGCTGCACGGCGACGGCGACGGCGACTCGGGCTCCACCGAGTGA
- a CDS encoding DUF3048 domain-containing protein codes for MSTRTAVALLATSLVLAGCGGGGGGDDESDGPEAQNVAAGAELASTWPLTGLPVEGSAEAAQKHPVMVLKMDNTYASAPQQGLGEADMVVEELVEGGMTRLAAFYYSQIPGNVGPVRSMRASDIGIVSPVHADVVTSGAAQVTLNRIGDAGIDYFTEGDKGFYRDSSRSAPYNLFTDMSQTVTLAKQDDAERPDDYLPWGEEKDFAQGQPARTIAASFSGGHTTNWTFRAGTYVNENTYAAQGDEFPATTVLVLRVKVDDAGYTDPAGNPVPETKFTGQGQAMIFHDGRLVRGQWSKASLGAPLKLSTAAGELTVPAGHTWIELVPQTGGSVRFTK; via the coding sequence GTGTCCACCCGGACCGCGGTGGCCCTGCTGGCCACCTCCCTCGTGCTCGCCGGCTGTGGCGGCGGCGGGGGCGGGGACGACGAGAGCGACGGCCCCGAGGCGCAGAACGTCGCGGCCGGCGCAGAGCTGGCCTCCACCTGGCCGCTGACCGGCCTGCCCGTCGAGGGCTCGGCGGAGGCCGCCCAGAAGCACCCCGTGATGGTGCTCAAGATGGACAACACCTACGCCAGTGCGCCGCAGCAGGGGCTCGGCGAGGCCGACATGGTGGTCGAGGAGCTGGTCGAGGGCGGGATGACCCGCCTGGCGGCGTTCTACTACTCCCAGATCCCGGGGAACGTCGGGCCGGTCCGCTCGATGCGGGCCAGCGACATCGGCATCGTCTCTCCGGTGCACGCCGACGTGGTCACCTCCGGTGCCGCCCAGGTGACGCTCAACCGGATCGGCGACGCCGGCATCGACTACTTCACCGAGGGCGACAAGGGCTTCTACCGCGACTCGAGCCGCTCCGCGCCGTACAACCTGTTCACCGACATGAGCCAGACCGTCACCCTGGCCAAGCAGGACGACGCCGAGCGCCCGGACGACTACCTGCCCTGGGGCGAGGAGAAGGACTTCGCGCAGGGCCAGCCCGCGCGGACCATCGCGGCGTCGTTCTCGGGCGGCCACACCACGAACTGGACCTTCCGGGCCGGCACCTACGTCAACGAGAACACCTACGCCGCGCAGGGCGACGAGTTCCCTGCCACGACGGTGCTGGTGCTGCGGGTCAAGGTCGACGACGCCGGCTACACCGACCCCGCCGGCAACCCCGTGCCGGAGACCAAGTTCACCGGCCAGGGCCAGGCCATGATCTTCCACGACGGGCGGCTGGTGCGCGGTCAGTGGTCGAAGGCCTCGCTCGGCGCCCCGCTCAAGCTCTCGACCGCGGCCGGCGAGCTGACCGTGCCGGCGGGCCACACCTGGATCGAGCTGGTGCCGCAGACCGGCGGCTCGGTCCGCTTCACCAAGTAG
- a CDS encoding NAD(P)H-dependent oxidoreductase produces MTLLRIDATIQGPASASAALADLVLDEFRAVRPDVPVVNRHLGVDPLPADAWANAVHAGFVAEDERTPAQREGLALAAELAAELQAADVVVLALPLYNFGVSQHAKAWFDLVLAGAPHGTRLLEGKPVVLITTRGGAYGAGTPARAGTTAPTTCAGSSWTSGERT; encoded by the coding sequence ATGACCCTGCTCCGCATCGACGCCACCATCCAGGGGCCGGCCTCGGCCAGCGCCGCCCTGGCCGACCTGGTGCTCGACGAGTTCCGCGCCGTGCGCCCCGATGTGCCCGTGGTCAACCGCCACCTCGGCGTCGACCCCCTGCCCGCCGACGCGTGGGCCAACGCCGTGCACGCCGGCTTCGTCGCCGAGGACGAGCGCACCCCCGCCCAGCGCGAGGGCCTTGCCTTGGCCGCCGAGCTCGCCGCCGAGCTCCAGGCCGCCGACGTCGTCGTCCTGGCGCTGCCGCTCTACAACTTCGGTGTCTCCCAGCACGCCAAGGCCTGGTTCGACCTGGTCCTCGCCGGCGCCCCCCACGGCACCCGCCTGCTCGAGGGCAAGCCGGTCGTGCTCATCACCACCCGCGGCGGCGCGTACGGCGCCGGCACCCCCGCGAGGGCTGGGACCACAGCACCGACTACCTGCGCCGGATCCTCGTGGACATCTGGGGAGCGGACCTGA
- a CDS encoding DEAD/DEAH box helicase, translating to MTQYFDAMPRDFLAVATPGAGKTTFALSVAAELLGRRQVDRITIVAPTEHLKLQWAEAAATAGIPIDPAYAAGKGKTSQDYLGIAVTYAGVGVNPLALRIRTERFRTLVILDEIHHAGDALSWGEGVREAFEPAHRRLALTGTPFRSDINPIPFVTYAPGPDGVPRSVADYTYGYAEALADRVVRPVMFMAYSGELQWRTRAGDEVAARLGEPLTKDLTAQALRTALDPEGSWIPSVLSAADMRLSEVRRHVPDAGAMVIASDQDAARAYARTLKSLTGETPALVLSDEKGASKKISEFAAGDSRWMVAVRMVSEGVDVPRLAVGVYATTVSTPLFFAQAVGRFVRARARGESASVFLPSVPSLLQYAAELEVARDHVLQRKVSDEGDLFAAEDDLLARAQAGEAASAELEAVPFEALGSQAHFDRVLFDGAEFGHEGEVHVGSEEEMDFLGIPGLLEPDQMRELLAQRQSDRRAKRPARPDPEPREVATHEQLALLRRELNGLVAAWHHRTGQAHGITHAALRKECGGPAAAVATADVLRKRIDRLREWASRAS from the coding sequence ATGACGCAGTACTTCGACGCGATGCCCCGCGACTTCCTCGCGGTCGCCACGCCCGGCGCCGGCAAGACCACGTTCGCCCTCTCGGTGGCCGCGGAGCTGCTGGGGCGCCGGCAGGTTGACCGGATCACGATCGTGGCGCCGACCGAGCACCTCAAGCTGCAGTGGGCCGAGGCCGCGGCCACCGCCGGGATCCCCATCGACCCGGCGTACGCCGCGGGCAAGGGCAAGACGTCCCAGGACTACCTCGGCATCGCGGTGACCTACGCCGGCGTGGGCGTGAACCCGCTCGCGCTGCGCATCAGGACCGAGCGGTTCCGGACGCTGGTCATCCTCGACGAGATCCACCACGCCGGCGACGCGCTGTCGTGGGGCGAGGGCGTGCGCGAGGCCTTCGAGCCGGCCCACCGGCGCCTCGCGCTGACCGGCACGCCGTTCCGCTCCGACATCAACCCGATCCCGTTCGTGACCTACGCGCCCGGCCCGGACGGCGTACCGCGCTCGGTGGCCGACTACACCTACGGCTACGCCGAGGCGCTGGCCGACCGGGTGGTCCGCCCGGTGATGTTCATGGCCTACTCCGGCGAGCTCCAGTGGCGCACCCGCGCCGGCGACGAGGTCGCGGCCCGGCTCGGCGAGCCGCTGACCAAGGACCTGACCGCCCAGGCGCTGCGCACGGCGCTCGACCCCGAGGGCTCGTGGATCCCGTCGGTGCTCAGCGCCGCCGACATGCGGCTCTCCGAGGTGCGCCGCCACGTGCCCGACGCCGGCGCGATGGTGATCGCCTCCGACCAGGACGCCGCCCGCGCGTACGCCAGGACCCTGAAGTCGCTCACCGGCGAGACCCCCGCGCTGGTGCTGTCGGACGAGAAGGGCGCCTCGAAGAAGATCTCCGAGTTCGCCGCCGGCGACTCGCGCTGGATGGTCGCGGTCCGGATGGTCTCCGAGGGCGTGGACGTGCCCCGGCTCGCGGTCGGCGTCTACGCCACCACCGTCTCCACGCCGCTGTTCTTCGCCCAGGCCGTCGGCCGCTTCGTGCGCGCCCGCGCCCGCGGCGAGAGCGCCTCGGTGTTCCTGCCGTCGGTGCCCTCGCTGCTGCAGTACGCCGCCGAGCTCGAGGTCGCCCGCGACCACGTGCTCCAGCGCAAGGTGTCCGACGAGGGCGACCTCTTCGCCGCCGAGGACGACCTGCTCGCCCGTGCCCAGGCCGGCGAGGCCGCCTCGGCCGAGCTCGAGGCCGTGCCCTTCGAGGCCCTCGGCTCGCAGGCGCACTTCGACCGCGTGCTCTTCGACGGCGCCGAGTTCGGACACGAGGGCGAGGTGCACGTCGGCTCTGAGGAGGAGATGGACTTCCTCGGCATCCCCGGCCTGCTCGAGCCCGACCAGATGCGCGAGCTGCTGGCCCAGCGCCAGAGCGACCGCCGCGCCAAGAGGCCCGCCCGCCCCGACCCCGAGCCCCGCGAGGTCGCCACCCACGAGCAGCTCGCGCTGCTGCGCCGCGAGCTCAACGGACTGGTCGCCGCCTGGCACCACCGGACCGGTCAGGCCCACGGCATCACCCACGCCGCGCTGCGCAAGGAGTGCGGCGGCCCCGCGGCCGCGGTCGCCACGGCCGACGTGCTCCGCAAGCGCATCGACCGGCTCCGGGAGTGGGCCAGCCGCGCCAGCTGA
- a CDS encoding Lrp/AsnC family transcriptional regulator yields the protein MDDLDRRVIDLFAAEPRIGVLEASRRLGVARGTVQARLDKLEAGGVVTGWGPDLSPAALGYPVTAFLTLEIRQDTESGGGHDPVGAHLAAIPEVLEAHTTTGAGDLLVRVVARSNTDLQRVIDLVLADPAIVRSSTVIALATQVSYRVLPLAGVAE from the coding sequence GTGGACGACCTCGACCGCAGGGTGATCGACCTGTTCGCCGCCGAGCCCCGCATCGGCGTCCTCGAGGCCTCGCGCCGTCTCGGCGTCGCGCGCGGCACCGTCCAGGCCCGCCTGGACAAGCTCGAGGCCGGCGGCGTGGTCACCGGCTGGGGGCCGGACCTCTCCCCCGCTGCGCTGGGCTATCCGGTGACCGCCTTCCTCACCCTCGAGATCCGCCAGGACACCGAGTCCGGCGGCGGTCACGACCCGGTCGGTGCCCACCTGGCCGCGATCCCCGAGGTGCTCGAGGCGCACACCACGACCGGTGCCGGCGACCTGCTCGTCCGCGTGGTCGCGCGGTCGAACACCGACCTCCAGCGCGTCATCGACCTGGTCCTCGCCGACCCGGCCATCGTGCGGTCCTCGACGGTGATCGCGCTGGCGACGCAGGTGTCCTACCGCGTGCTGCCGCTGGCCGGCGTCGCGGAGTAG
- a CDS encoding VOC family protein, producing the protein MPLPAAPAQDPSSPFASMRGHHAAIRYPDFAAARDFWVDTLGWRVLQTWPYGDLTLAYVLPPAQDDFHLEILAGPGAAPQAVYDDVDASLAVNGLNHVCLRVDDVDATLAELRRRGVDVVDEPFEIEDISARLAFFRDPWGNMFELSQPLA; encoded by the coding sequence ATGCCGCTCCCCGCCGCTCCGGCCCAGGACCCCAGCTCCCCGTTCGCCTCGATGCGTGGCCACCACGCCGCGATCCGCTACCCCGACTTCGCCGCCGCCCGTGACTTCTGGGTCGACACGTTGGGGTGGCGGGTCCTGCAGACCTGGCCGTACGGCGACCTGACCCTCGCCTACGTGCTGCCACCCGCGCAGGACGACTTCCACCTCGAGATCCTGGCCGGGCCGGGGGCCGCCCCTCAGGCGGTGTACGACGACGTCGACGCCAGCCTCGCCGTCAACGGACTGAACCACGTCTGCCTCCGGGTCGACGACGTCGACGCGACGCTGGCCGAGCTGCGGCGCCGGGGCGTGGACGTGGTCGACGAGCCGTTCGAGATCGAGGACATCAGCGCCCGGCTCGCCTTCTTCCGCGACCCGTGGGGGAACATGTTCGAGCTCTCCCAGCCCCTCGCCTGA
- a CDS encoding TetR/AcrR family transcriptional regulator codes for MPKSVTRLVPKVPSVPGASRRQQYSASTKRALVDMAEGLFTEHGYANTSLDQIVAGAQVTKGALYHHFSGKQALFEAVFERVEQDSSRFINRELKGQRDPWEKARAGLRAFLAVVREERYRRIVIQDGPAVLGYERFREQEERSTFATVLDIVRSVLGAGAWELDEPMLQTFARIFFGAMSSAGESVATAEDPEESAERVEAAIGFIIAGFRALADAGTQPEWVGLD; via the coding sequence ATGCCCAAGTCGGTGACCCGCCTGGTGCCCAAGGTGCCCTCCGTGCCCGGAGCCAGCCGGCGCCAGCAGTACTCCGCCTCGACCAAGCGCGCGCTGGTCGACATGGCGGAGGGGCTGTTCACCGAGCACGGCTACGCCAACACCTCGCTCGACCAGATCGTGGCGGGTGCGCAGGTGACCAAGGGCGCGCTCTACCACCACTTCAGCGGCAAGCAGGCCCTCTTCGAGGCGGTCTTCGAGCGGGTCGAGCAGGACTCCTCGCGCTTCATCAACCGAGAGCTCAAGGGCCAGCGGGACCCGTGGGAGAAGGCCCGGGCCGGGCTGCGGGCGTTCCTGGCCGTGGTGCGCGAGGAGCGCTACCGCCGCATCGTCATCCAGGACGGCCCGGCGGTGCTGGGCTACGAGCGGTTCCGCGAGCAGGAGGAGCGCTCGACGTTCGCGACCGTGCTCGACATCGTCCGCTCCGTCCTGGGCGCCGGGGCGTGGGAGCTCGACGAGCCCATGCTCCAGACCTTCGCGCGGATCTTCTTCGGCGCGATGTCCTCGGCCGGGGAGTCCGTGGCCACCGCCGAGGACCCCGAGGAGTCCGCGGAGCGGGTCGAGGCCGCGATCGGCTTCATCATCGCCGGCTTCCGCGCGCTGGCCGACGCGGGCACCCAGCCCGAGTGGGTCGGGCTGGACTGA
- a CDS encoding DUF4186 family protein: protein MLRWHGIDTGRALTREARTYVVDVVGRWIGRELSRP, encoded by the coding sequence CTGCTGAGGTGGCACGGCATCGACACGGGACGGGCGCTCACCCGGGAGGCGCGGACGTACGTCGTCGACGTGGTCGGGCGCTGGATCGGGCGTGAGCTGTCGCGTCCGTGA
- a CDS encoding ArnT family glycosyltransferase, which translates to MTPAPALPSSAGPLAPARVRPDRFLVGAVVVATLLRLPGLLATPGSDEAGFLLVARSWSPSADSLYGPYWVDRPPVLLAAYRWSDALVPDLLPVLGPRLLALVLSAGLVVAVHRLAARVAGRDPARVATVVAVALLSDPDLSGWTAKGEVLGTPLVAVSWLLLVRALDTGSARAALLAGVCATTAAGCKQSLVGGLVLGAVLLVASFLGARVAPARVLAVAGRWALGAALPVLAVLAWIAVSPATVAAGWYQVVGFRADASAVLAASDSRAPVERAHDLARLFVTCGMAPLLVLAVAGARRWWSRWPALSLALLVTTGVDLAGVVVSGSFWHAYLVPLVPDVALLAGLVASAAPPWRSLARAVAALCVVAALPAYAGFARDRLVDPTPTGPWQVGVAIADAAGRDDTVVSLYGSAELVEASGLRSPYPHLWSLPIRTLDPDLAGLRAVLAGPDAPTWVVGVLPLSSWHIDADHRLREVLLQHYRLATPPCGPLVWVRADVVRPALRLEC; encoded by the coding sequence GTGACCCCCGCCCCCGCGCTCCCCTCGTCCGCCGGTCCGCTCGCGCCCGCCCGGGTCCGCCCGGACCGGTTCCTGGTCGGCGCCGTGGTCGTCGCCACGCTGCTGCGCCTGCCCGGGCTGCTGGCGACGCCGGGCTCGGACGAGGCCGGGTTCCTGCTCGTGGCGCGGTCCTGGTCGCCAAGCGCGGACAGCCTGTACGGGCCCTACTGGGTCGACCGCCCGCCGGTCCTCCTCGCGGCGTACCGCTGGAGCGACGCGCTGGTGCCCGACCTGCTCCCGGTGCTCGGCCCGCGGCTGCTCGCCCTGGTCCTCTCCGCCGGCCTGGTGGTCGCGGTGCACCGGCTCGCGGCGCGGGTCGCCGGTCGCGACCCGGCCCGGGTCGCGACGGTCGTGGCGGTGGCGCTGCTCTCGGACCCGGACCTGTCGGGCTGGACGGCCAAGGGCGAGGTGCTGGGCACGCCGCTGGTCGCGGTGTCCTGGCTGCTGCTGGTCCGGGCGCTGGACACCGGGTCGGCGCGGGCGGCGCTGCTGGCCGGCGTCTGCGCGACCACCGCGGCGGGGTGCAAGCAGAGCCTGGTGGGCGGGCTGGTGCTCGGCGCGGTGCTGCTGGTCGCGTCCTTCCTCGGCGCCCGGGTCGCGCCGGCGCGGGTCCTCGCCGTGGCGGGTCGCTGGGCGCTCGGCGCGGCCCTTCCGGTGCTCGCCGTCCTGGCCTGGATCGCGGTCAGCCCGGCCACGGTGGCGGCCGGGTGGTACCAGGTCGTCGGCTTCCGCGCCGACGCCTCCGCGGTCCTCGCGGCCAGCGACTCGCGGGCACCGGTCGAGCGGGCCCACGACCTGGCCAGGCTGTTCGTGACCTGCGGGATGGCACCGCTGCTCGTGCTGGCCGTCGCCGGTGCCCGCCGCTGGTGGTCGCGGTGGCCCGCGCTGTCGCTCGCCCTGCTGGTCACCACCGGCGTGGACCTGGCCGGCGTGGTGGTCAGCGGCAGCTTCTGGCACGCCTACCTGGTGCCGCTCGTCCCGGACGTGGCCCTGCTGGCGGGGCTGGTGGCGTCGGCCGCCCCGCCGTGGCGGTCCCTGGCTCGCGCCGTCGCGGCGCTCTGCGTGGTGGCCGCGCTGCCGGCGTACGCCGGGTTCGCGCGCGACCGGCTCGTCGACCCGACGCCGACCGGCCCGTGGCAGGTCGGCGTGGCCATCGCCGACGCGGCCGGGCGCGACGACACCGTGGTCAGCCTGTACGGCAGCGCGGAGCTCGTGGAGGCGTCCGGGCTGCGCTCGCCCTACCCGCACCTGTGGTCGCTGCCCATCCGCACCCTCGACCCCGACCTGGCCGGACTCCGCGCGGTGTTGGCCGGCCCGGACGCACCGACGTGGGTGGTCGGCGTGCTGCCGCTCAGCTCCTGGCACATCGACGCCGACCACCGGCTGCGGGAGGTGCTGCTGCAGCACTACCGGCTGGCCACGCCGCCGTGCGGACCGCTGGTCTGGGTGCGCGCGGACGTGGTGCGCCCGGCCCTGCGGCTCGAGTGCTGA
- a CDS encoding ArsR/SmtB family transcription factor gives MAVPLYQAKAELFRTLGHPARIRILELLCEGPHAVHELRDHVEIEPSNLSQQLSVLRKAQMVVSTRRDGEVVYSISVPEVRDLLLAGRRILAQLAPEVDLEWAAGSTASRP, from the coding sequence ATGGCCGTACCGCTCTACCAGGCCAAGGCCGAGCTGTTCCGCACGCTCGGCCACCCGGCCCGGATCCGCATCCTCGAGCTGCTCTGCGAGGGACCGCACGCCGTGCACGAGCTGCGCGATCACGTGGAGATCGAGCCCAGCAACCTGTCCCAGCAGCTCAGCGTGCTCCGCAAGGCGCAGATGGTGGTGTCCACCCGGCGCGACGGCGAGGTCGTCTACTCGATCTCGGTGCCCGAGGTCCGCGACCTGCTGCTGGCCGGGCGCCGGATCCTGGCCCAGCTCGCACCCGAGGTCGACCTGGAGTGGGCGGCGGGCTCGACGGCGAGCCGGCCCTGA
- a CDS encoding MmyB family transcriptional regulator — MAGLRAESAEFARMWESYRLDQHTHGAKRFAHPAVGELRLNFESLVLPGDPGQVLWLYTADPGSASQERLHRLVGYSATPASGSTR, encoded by the coding sequence GTGGCCGGCCTCCGTGCGGAGTCCGCGGAGTTCGCACGGATGTGGGAGAGCTACCGCCTCGACCAGCACACGCACGGCGCCAAGCGCTTCGCGCACCCGGCCGTCGGCGAGCTCCGACTGAACTTCGAGTCCCTCGTGCTGCCCGGGGACCCGGGCCAGGTCCTGTGGCTCTACACCGCCGACCCCGGCTCGGCGTCGCAGGAGCGGCTGCACCGGCTGGTCGGCTACTCCGCGACGCCGGCCAGCGGCAGCACGCGGTAG
- a CDS encoding YqgE/AlgH family protein, with protein sequence MDPSAEVRAGMLLVATPQLLDPNFVDTVVLMLDVDQNGALGVVLNRPSVVPVADVLEPWGDIASDPEVLFHGGPVSREGALGVALLRDGDDVPVGFREVDGPLGLVDLDTPVELVTGSLAGMRIFAGYAGWDAEQLAGEIDEGSWYVVPGRAVDAFRSDTGELWRDVLRRQPGELAWHSTRPADPELN encoded by the coding sequence ATGGACCCGTCGGCCGAGGTGCGTGCCGGGATGCTCCTCGTGGCCACGCCCCAGCTGCTCGACCCCAACTTCGTCGACACCGTCGTGCTCATGCTCGACGTCGACCAGAACGGCGCCCTCGGCGTCGTGCTCAACCGGCCCTCGGTCGTCCCCGTCGCCGACGTGCTCGAGCCGTGGGGCGACATCGCCTCCGACCCCGAGGTGCTCTTCCACGGCGGCCCCGTCAGCCGCGAGGGCGCGCTCGGCGTGGCCCTGCTGCGCGACGGCGACGACGTCCCCGTCGGCTTCCGCGAGGTCGACGGCCCACTCGGCCTGGTCGACCTGGACACCCCGGTCGAGCTGGTCACCGGCTCGCTGGCCGGCATGCGGATCTTCGCCGGGTACGCCGGCTGGGACGCCGAGCAGCTGGCCGGCGAGATCGACGAGGGCAGCTGGTACGTCGTCCCCGGTCGGGCCGTCGACGCCTTCCGCAGCGACACCGGCGAGCTGTGGCGTGACGTGCTCCGCCGCCAGCCCGGCGAGCTGGCCTGGCACTCGACCCGGCCGGCCGACCCCGAGCTCAACTGA
- a CDS encoding MarR family winged helix-turn-helix transcriptional regulator: MTDRTPAPDDVPWLDAAQLRDWRALMGLVMTLPPALDAELKQDAGLNSFEYHVLAALSEAEHQALPMSELAILSRGSRSRLSHAVSRLEDAGWVERRACAEAGVRTAAHLTPAGRRKLEASAPGHVREARRLVVDHLTPEQFAALGEAARMILRLTAPELDEDNAEACLAALEGLDAAG, encoded by the coding sequence GTGACCGACCGCACCCCCGCGCCCGACGACGTCCCCTGGCTGGACGCGGCGCAGCTGCGGGACTGGCGCGCCCTCATGGGTCTGGTCATGACGCTGCCGCCGGCGCTGGACGCCGAGCTCAAGCAGGACGCGGGGCTGAACTCGTTCGAGTACCACGTGCTGGCCGCCCTGTCCGAGGCCGAGCACCAGGCGCTGCCGATGAGCGAGCTGGCGATCCTCTCCCGCGGCTCCCGCTCCCGGCTCTCCCACGCCGTCTCGCGGCTCGAGGACGCCGGATGGGTCGAACGCCGCGCCTGCGCGGAGGCGGGTGTGCGCACGGCGGCCCACCTCACGCCGGCCGGACGGCGCAAGCTGGAGGCGTCGGCCCCCGGGCACGTCCGCGAGGCCCGCCGGCTCGTCGTCGATCACCTCACCCCGGAGCAGTTCGCCGCGCTCGGTGAGGCCGCACGGATGATCCTCCGGCTGACCGCTCCCGAGTTGGACGAGGACAACGCCGAGGCCTGCCTGGCTGCCCTCGAGGGGCTCGACGCCGCAGGCTGA
- a CDS encoding HIT family protein, producing MGGGLDGEPALNTDPACVFCRIVAGELPAEIVLDEPDLVAFLDQRPVFKGHVLLVPREHVVTLPDLPAGLRDGFLEAAQRLATAVVDGLGAQGSFVAMNNTVSQSVPHLHLHVVPRTKGDGLRGFFWPRTPYADDTERAAYGDRLRVALG from the coding sequence GTGGGCGGCGGGCTCGACGGCGAGCCGGCCCTGAACACCGACCCCGCCTGCGTCTTCTGCCGCATCGTCGCCGGCGAGCTCCCCGCGGAGATCGTGCTCGACGAGCCCGACCTCGTGGCCTTCCTCGACCAGCGCCCGGTCTTCAAGGGCCACGTGCTCCTGGTGCCGCGCGAGCACGTCGTCACCCTGCCCGACCTCCCGGCCGGCCTGCGCGACGGCTTCCTCGAGGCCGCCCAGCGGCTGGCCACCGCGGTCGTCGACGGCCTCGGCGCACAGGGATCGTTCGTGGCCATGAACAACACCGTCAGCCAGTCCGTCCCGCACCTGCACCTGCACGTCGTGCCGCGCACCAAGGGCGACGGGCTGCGCGGCTTCTTCTGGCCGCGCACCCCGTACGCCGACGACACCGAGCGCGCGGCGTACGGCGACCGGCTGCGGGTCGCCCTGGGCTGA
- a CDS encoding SDR family NAD(P)-dependent oxidoreductase — protein MGRYDGRVVVITGAAQGIGFGCATRFAEEGASVAVVDLDESAAAAAAERLPLQGEAKAIGVGADVSNTEAAEAAVTRVVEELGGIHVLVNNAGITRDNLLFKMTDEDWDLVMGVHLRGAFLMTRAAQRHFVEQRYGKVLNLSSVSALGNRGQANYSAAKMGVQGFTRTLGIELGPYGINANAIAPGFIATEMTDATARRLKMDVDEFRKLNAEANPVKRVGEPADIAAAAAFLCSDEASYITGQTLYVDGGAKLG, from the coding sequence ATGGGTCGCTACGACGGTCGAGTTGTCGTCATCACCGGTGCCGCACAGGGCATCGGCTTCGGGTGCGCCACCCGCTTCGCTGAGGAGGGGGCGTCGGTCGCGGTCGTGGACCTCGACGAGTCCGCCGCCGCCGCGGCGGCCGAGCGCCTCCCGCTCCAGGGCGAGGCCAAGGCCATCGGCGTGGGCGCCGACGTCAGCAACACCGAGGCGGCCGAGGCCGCGGTGACCCGGGTCGTCGAGGAGCTCGGCGGCATCCACGTGCTGGTCAACAACGCCGGCATCACCCGCGACAACCTGCTGTTCAAGATGACCGACGAGGACTGGGACCTGGTCATGGGCGTGCACCTGCGCGGTGCGTTCCTCATGACCCGCGCGGCCCAGCGGCACTTCGTCGAGCAGCGCTACGGCAAGGTCCTCAACCTCTCCAGCGTGAGCGCGCTCGGCAACCGCGGGCAGGCCAACTACTCCGCGGCCAAGATGGGTGTCCAGGGCTTCACCCGCACGCTCGGCATCGAGCTCGGCCCCTACGGCATCAACGCCAACGCGATCGCGCCGGGCTTCATCGCCACCGAGATGACCGACGCCACCGCGCGCCGGCTCAAGATGGACGTCGACGAGTTCCGCAAGCTCAACGCGGAGGCCAACCCGGTCAAGCGCGTGGGCGAGCCGGCCGACATCGCGGCCGCGGCGGCGTTCCTGTGCAGCGACGAGGCGTCCTACATCACCGGCCAGACCCTGTACGTCGACGGCGGGGCCAAGCTCGGCTGA